From the genome of Drosophila gunungcola strain Sukarami chromosome 3L unlocalized genomic scaffold, Dgunungcola_SK_2 000005F, whole genome shotgun sequence:
CAATGCTTTCATTGCAAATAAAtagccaaattaaaaatcaaatataaataaataaaaaacttaggATTTGATTTTGCAATGCTTTAgtacttaataattaaaaaaacaggcaaacaaaataataaaaacaaaccaaatatttataaacttgaatttcaacaacaaaacaattattaaaataaaaatttgttgttttatattaGTTGAAAAGGACTCCGAAAACCtttctaaataaatgttgatgcctgttaatatttttattaaacaatcaaaccaatttataataacttaaaataaaatcaatcaaaaaattaaaaaaaaaagtgttgcaAATTCAATTCTAgagttaaaaacattttgaactgcTGACAAGACACTTAGAAACTAAATAATCCGATAAACCAGTTTTTAAACACAGtgatattaatatattattcagaaattgcaaaaacatGAACAAAAGAATTATACCAGTCACGGAAGGCattgctaaataaataaaaagcttaagtaaatattttgcaatgtGTTCCGTTCTGCAAAAAAAGTGAATGCCAgccatacaaaaatatataaaatattccattATTTAACCAATCCCCTTGTAGAGTGATGTGATGTCATAATAAAACTTTGCCCTTATCGACAataatacaacaaaaagaagaacaaaaagAAGTGCAAAAACGATATCAGTGGAAAAGCGAGGTAAAAGTTAATAAACCCCGCCAACGAAATCGAATTGCAATTTGTGATAATAACCACCAGGCGAGAAGCATGACGGACTACATGGATTACCTGGAAAGGGCCTGGGAATATGCGGAATGGCTACCCTATGTAATGGTCACCTACGTGCTCATCACCCTGCTGCCCAAGTCGCTGATCCGGATGAAACGCTTTGCGGATGCGGACTACGAGGCGAATAGGAACAACTACCATCGCTGCTACGGTCCCGAGCTGTGCTGCCATGTGCTGGCCCAGGACAAGGTGAAGCCCAAGGCCAGGAAGCCGGTGACCCGGGTTTATCCCAAGCGACAGCAGGTGGTGGCGCCCAAGGTGGAGCACCTTCCTCCGCCAAGTCCGGCGCCTGTGAAGCGCAGCAATGTCACCAAGATTGCCCGAATGTTCGAGACGGGCAACACGCGACAGGTGAGCCGAGTGGCACCTGTTACCCTGCCCGAGATCCGCATGTTTGGAGCCAGCAATGAGGGATCCAGGGACTCAACGCCCTGTGCCTCGCGAAAAACCAGCATTGCAAGTCAGCTGACGGCCCAACTGCAGCACATTGAGCAGGCCATGCACTCGATGCACTTGTGGCAGGAACTGGAGGAGGAGTCGCCCAAGAAGTCGCCCACATCCCACAGCGATTGGGAGCCCATGGCAGTGCCAGCTTCGAGGCGTACCCGGGGTACTTCAGCCACGCCCTCCACGGCATCACCACTCTCCAGTTCCCCGGAACCAGAGCACTCAGCATCGCCAGCGCTACTGAGGAAACCACCTTCGCTGTGCCTGCAGACCAGCATGGAGGACATCTTCCAGGTGATTGCACGCAGTGCCGAGGAGCCAGAAGATTGTCCCGATTGCCACTGTCTGTCGCCGGTGACCTGCATCGATGATATACTCTCCGAAAGGAGGTTCTCGCGTCCCCTGTCCGCCTACTCCATCACCGATCTCCTCAACGAAGAGCAGGCCTCCTGTGTGGAGGAGACCACCTACATCAACGAGACCAGATGAGGGAGAGGGATACCCACCCACCCCGTCCAGGGTCATTTTAAAGTGCCATCCCCAAGGGCTCAGATGGAAGACTTCAGGTCCAGGCGCTTTTGTTCAGGGAACAAAGCCACGGGAGACCTTGCCAAGCCTCAGTTTTCctcaattttgtttgtttaatcgGCGAAAGCTTAAGCAAATCAAAGTAGAAAGTCTAAAACTCAAGTCGCAATTGGCAATCCCTGCCTGTACTTAGAAAACCttattaaatgtatacaaGTTTGTATTGTCCGGAATCCAGAATCCTAAAACCCAAATTGTAATTGCCAAGCATCTCATTAATAAGTAGAGAACCGAACTGCTAAACTAATATGCTGATTGTATGTATTAACTATTAATGAATATGAATTTGTATGTATTacccataaataaatatgaatttgtATGTTAGTATTACTTATTGTTAAATGTACTATATAtgttataaatacaaattgtatcAAATGCAACACCTAATTATATTCGTAATAAAGAGAaaacattatatattttcGTATGCACAGCTGCTAAAAGCATTCGAACAATTTTAGATCATTGTTGATTATCTATTATTTGCACTTTTACACTGGGAATACAGCAGGtagcttatttattttctccatattttgaaatatttttcgtgCTACTTAAAAATGAAGTAAGTTTTAATGAATGTTGATTATAGTCAAATAATTGAGACTTTACCCAAAATTTCCTTACAACAGGATGGAAAGTTTTCGGTTTCGGATCTAAAATCTACAGATAAAATCTTTTCGGAATCGCTAACTTTTATTctcagtgtttttttttatttttttgcgactagtgttatttattttttgcacttttaccCTGGTATAGCAGCTGCTAGCTAATATATTTTGCAGTTTGGCAAGCGTCTTAACCATCGAAGCGTGTCTTTAGCCCGAAACACAATTTGTCAAATAAATTGACGCAAATCAAAACGTTAGAGCGAtcattaattataaattggGAGATGGGAAAAGCATTCACCGCAAAATGATTGTGATGTGAGGTAATTTCGTTGCTGTggcttttgatttttgattgattCGATGGCGAACGAATCACTGAAGCGGATTAAAAGTAAGGGCAGAGCTTAAAAGATATAGATACCCTGCGGTGAAAGGTCTCTGGAGAGATTTCCCCAGAACATTGAACCAACAAGTGGCCAgtgcaataaaaaacaagaaagaataataaatatgtccACAGCTGGCGACCTTATCAATCTCTCGAGTTTATGCGGCCGCACCCATGGAACCATAGATTAAGTAGCTCTCAATGGATACATCAGTTCCGTGGAAAAATTCCAGTTTATTTATCCACAATTGAGCTGCAAACTAAAAGCCAGATGCCCACGCATTGAACTTGGCCAAATAGTAAATGGCAAGCTCTATAGTAATTTGGCCTAATTTGTTTTCGCTTGGCTTGCTTTAGTTTTACCGGTTGCCAAATTCCcgccaaaaaaagaaacatgaATATGTTCATATGCTAATTTTAACAttatctgtatatatatatatatatatatataaacttttagCGCATGCAAAAACCAAATGTCAATAAGGCAACGCAAATAAGCACAAcaaaagtcaataaaatattataaattggCCTTTATTGGTTGAGATTCTGTGGCGTCATACCTTTtggttattgatttttttggttCTCTTCCCAAATAAGAATATTCAACCTTTCAGTTTCACATCACATCATCGGTTAATCAAATTGTGGCCGCGCTTTGTTTTCCTTGTTCATTAGTCCCCTGCTTTTACCCAGTTTTCATGTGTGTTTTATCAATTTATACATGGGATGATTCATTCCGACAGTTTCGTATTCATTGATAGGCGCCTATGTATGACACATGCTGAAATTCAAGAGAAATATACTCGTGTTGAGGAAAGAGTTGATCAGGTCCTCAAGGTTGGCCACTGTTTTTGTCTTTTCGAGTGCTGTGATTGACAATGAGAGCTTTAAATTATCATAATTAATGGCAGTGCAGTATTAACCATAATATTTACAGGTGAGTTGCGAAAGACAGGGGCGCACAAACATTCCTAAACATTGCTTAATCAGATCAAACATAAGTCcaacaacatttaaacaaGATAACACGATTATGAACTTCACCCAAAGACACAGTTTTTCGGTCAGATAAGATTGGTTGGTCAAAACATTTTATCGCTATTCCAGTCACGCCATATAACTTATTTATGCTTGAAGCCCATGTAAACacattaattaagtttttgctTTGCACTGACAGTTTAgcaatgtaaacaaaacaaaactaaacaagGTGAATGCAGGGGAATAAATTCTAAACGCTGAACGCCACTTCAAATATCGAAAAGCTATTGGTTTTCTTATCTTTCCGCGGAATTGAGAGTGCAAAACACAAggagaaaaacaaatataaaaaaaatgcggAAGCAGATTGTTGACTTAAGATTGCTTCGTTATTGAGGATAATAAAgatacagaaaaataaatgagcaattAATGTTTACATATCTAAAAactttacattaaaaaaatttgataacattaaaaaaaaagataatattTAAGAACTGTGTTTAATCAGTTTTTCATTCACAAATGTATggtcaaatatatatatatttttttaaatctttgaaTGAAACACTAAGTGTATAAATACATAGTTTTCAAGCCTTCAATTTTTCTAAAGATTAAAGCATTATCCCATTTGTTTTTTCGAAACCATGGTTTCaattaataatagtttttatatttagtttaattcaaaatatatatatatacattttttttatcgacATTAATGTTATTAATCCAATAATTCGTTTCAAGCCTAAAAATCATTATTTCCAAATACCTTTCCTAAAAAAGActtggttttattaaaataaggaGCAGGAtcctttagtttttatatctAACACGAAATGAAACGCCTAGGAAACTACCCAAAGAGGTAAAGTTTTGGTGGTTTAGCACACTATAGACTGATATTCCGCAGTGCAGCCTTATCTAATCGCATGACTCGCACTGTCTCCCAGTCGAGCTCTCCATCCAGTTGGTGGGTCTATAGCTCTTGAGAGCTCTAGACCTGTAGAGCTCTAGAGCTTCGAAGGTGCGCAATTAGCCAGGCGGCGATTGGCAGTCGCCAGATTGGCATTGTGCTGGctggcagcaaaaaaaaacccctcgAGTTCCCGATGCACATTTACATTTGCGCATCCATTGCGGGTCACTAATGGAGCGTACTTGGCACTAAACCCCTTCAGATTTCGAGGTGTGCCAGAGGGAAATGCGACGCAGCAGCTGGAAAATCGTTAATCgctaataataaacaaacatggAAAAAGTAAAACTGGTAAAAGCTTGTTCCTCACACCAAAAACTAAGTTGATAAACAGAAGCAGCCCAGTGAGTCATCGAAATTGGGAACAACCCATGGTTGTTGACCATATACATTTATTCGAGGCTATTAAAATGTGtgttaatttctttataaacGCGTTCATATTAGGTGCTTAGAGCACCAGTGTGGGaggtttaaaattttggaaagTGAATGTAATCATGgattgttttgaatttcagGAATCGCTATCTTTGGCCCACTCGCTGTCGGACAAGCCACTGCCCCCCTCGCCATTGATTTCCATACCCAGCAGTTTGGAGGGCGGCAAGGTCTCCGATCGTTTGAGCAAACTCAAGTGCAACTCGGAGAACTGGAAGCAGCGCATTGGTAAGTGTTGGTTATAACTTAG
Proteins encoded in this window:
- the LOC128259248 gene encoding uncharacterized protein LOC128259248, producing MTDYMDYLERAWEYAEWLPYVMVTYVLITLLPKSLIRMKRFADADYEANRNNYHRCYGPELCCHVLAQDKVKPKARKPVTRVYPKRQQVVAPKVEHLPPPSPAPVKRSNVTKIARMFETGNTRQVSRVAPVTLPEIRMFGASNEGSRDSTPCASRKTSIASQLTAQLQHIEQAMHSMHLWQELEEESPKKSPTSHSDWEPMAVPASRRTRGTSATPSTASPLSSSPEPEHSASPALLRKPPSLCLQTSMEDIFQVIARSAEEPEDCPDCHCLSPVTCIDDILSERRFSRPLSAYSITDLLNEEQASCVEETTYINETR